From Syntrophales bacterium, the proteins below share one genomic window:
- a CDS encoding phosphatidylserine decarboxylase family protein, whose product MSKEDQHSSYIIGEGLPFVFASFLAAILIYWAGFRFVSLFFFCLAFFITWFFRNPERETPEKEGLIISPADGLVIKIEEVQSGEIPGQIMRKVSIFMNVFNVHVNRFPCSGEIRTISYRPGKFLSANLDKASEANERNTVVIRMADGREIVTIQIAGLIARRIVWWIREHDTAQKGKRFGMIRFGSRLEVFMPLSSAVLVNIGDKVRAGETPIGELT is encoded by the coding sequence TTGTCTAAAGAGGATCAGCACAGCAGTTACATAATCGGGGAAGGGCTCCCCTTTGTCTTTGCTTCATTTCTTGCTGCCATTCTGATCTATTGGGCCGGTTTCCGGTTTGTTTCCCTGTTTTTCTTCTGTCTTGCCTTTTTCATAACCTGGTTTTTTCGTAATCCGGAGAGGGAAACCCCTGAAAAAGAGGGGTTGATCATTTCTCCGGCCGATGGCCTGGTAATAAAGATTGAGGAGGTCCAAAGCGGGGAGATCCCGGGGCAAATCATGCGTAAAGTAAGCATCTTCATGAACGTTTTCAATGTCCATGTCAACAGGTTCCCCTGTTCGGGAGAAATCCGGACGATAAGTTACAGGCCGGGGAAGTTCCTTTCCGCCAACCTGGATAAGGCATCGGAAGCAAATGAAAGAAATACAGTTGTCATCAGAATGGCCGACGGCCGCGAGATCGTAACGATCCAGATTGCCGGTCTTATTGCCAGACGAATCGTCTGGTGGATCAGGGAACATGATACTGCTCAAAAGGGGAAACGGTTCGGAATGATCCGTTTCGGTTCACGGCTCGAGGTTTTCATGCCTTTGAGTTCTGCCGTTCTCGTCAATATTGGCGACAAGGTCAGGGCCGGGGAAACGCCCATAGGAGAATTGACATGA
- the pssA gene encoding CDP-diacylglycerol--serine O-phosphatidyltransferase — MKNNRQHEENRRNLVVYVLPNLFTTANLFCGFYSVIAAMKGMYEVAAIAILVAVVLDSLDGRIARMTHTTSRFGGEYDSLCDLVSFGVAPALMIYNWSLFSFGKWGWLVAFLFVVCGALRLARFNVQVGIINSRVFNGLPIPGGAAVLATFILLFYYLGGEGRYPSLPIMIGVAATSIFMVSSIKYYSFKDLNYFSRKPFMCFVLIVLILVIIAAEPQIMLFTFAFGYSLTGPVWALLKLLRRKQENVEVEKQAQSHDLPV, encoded by the coding sequence ATGAAAAATAACAGACAACACGAGGAGAATAGAAGGAATCTGGTCGTTTATGTGCTTCCCAACCTCTTCACGACGGCCAACCTGTTTTGCGGTTTTTATTCAGTAATTGCTGCCATGAAGGGTATGTATGAAGTTGCGGCTATTGCTATTCTGGTTGCCGTAGTTCTGGACAGCCTGGATGGCCGGATCGCGCGCATGACCCATACGACCAGCCGGTTCGGCGGCGAATATGACTCTTTATGCGACCTTGTGAGTTTCGGCGTGGCGCCGGCGCTCATGATTTACAACTGGTCCTTGTTTTCTTTCGGAAAATGGGGCTGGCTGGTGGCTTTTCTGTTCGTTGTCTGCGGCGCTCTGCGGCTGGCCAGGTTCAATGTGCAGGTGGGGATTATCAACAGTCGGGTCTTCAATGGCTTGCCGATTCCCGGCGGCGCGGCGGTGTTGGCTACGTTCATACTGCTTTTTTATTATCTGGGAGGAGAAGGGCGCTACCCGAGTTTACCGATCATGATTGGTGTGGCCGCGACATCGATTTTTATGGTAAGCAGCATAAAATATTACAGTTTCAAGGACCTTAATTATTTTTCCCGCAAGCCTTTTATGTGTTTTGTGTTGATTGTCTTAATCCTCGTTATCATTGCCGCGGAGCCGCAGATTATGCTCTTTACGTTCGCCTTTGGTTACAGTCTAACCGGCCCGGTATGGGCTTTGCTGAAACTTCTCAGGCGAAAGCAGGAGAATGTTGAGGTGGAGAAGCAGGCTCAATCTCACGACCTCCCCGTTTAA
- a CDS encoding aspartate-semialdehyde dehydrogenase: MRSYNVAVVGATGAVGNEMIKVLEQRNFPVKELTLLASDRSLGKELTFHGKSIPVEVLTENSFRGIEIGLFSAGGSISEKFAPLAAAAGCVVIDNTSAFRMVPEIPLVVPEVNPEAIALYKNRGIIANPNCSTIQMVVALKPIHDAARIKRIVVSTYQAVSGTGKRAIEELSLQTQALLSFNDPVVKVYPHRIAFNCLPHIDVFLENGYTKEEMKMVNETKKIFNDQSIRVTATAVRVPVFYSHSEAVNIETEKKLTAEQVRELLSGAPGVVVVDNPGFNEYPLAIDAAGRDETFVGRIREDESIPNGINLWVVSDNIRKGAALNAVQIAEILSSKYL, from the coding sequence ATGAGAAGCTACAATGTGGCGGTTGTCGGGGCAACGGGAGCAGTCGGCAACGAGATGATCAAGGTTTTGGAACAGCGCAACTTTCCTGTTAAGGAATTGACGCTTCTTGCCTCGGACCGATCGCTGGGCAAGGAACTCACCTTTCATGGCAAATCCATACCGGTTGAGGTGCTGACGGAAAACTCCTTCAGGGGAATTGAGATAGGGCTTTTTTCCGCCGGGGGGAGTATCAGCGAAAAGTTTGCCCCGCTTGCCGCTGCCGCCGGTTGTGTGGTTATCGACAATACAAGCGCCTTCCGAATGGTCCCGGAGATTCCGCTGGTCGTCCCAGAGGTTAATCCCGAGGCGATCGCCCTGTACAAGAACCGCGGAATTATCGCCAACCCCAACTGTTCCACGATACAGATGGTTGTAGCACTGAAACCGATTCACGACGCGGCGCGGATAAAAAGGATCGTGGTTTCGACCTACCAGGCTGTTTCGGGAACGGGCAAGAGGGCAATCGAGGAACTTTCTCTGCAGACGCAGGCGCTCTTGAGCTTCAATGACCCAGTTGTCAAGGTATATCCGCACCGGATAGCCTTCAACTGTCTGCCGCATATCGACGTCTTTCTGGAAAACGGCTACACGAAAGAAGAGATGAAAATGGTCAATGAGACCAAGAAGATATTTAACGATCAATCGATCAGGGTAACCGCCACAGCCGTGCGGGTTCCCGTTTTTTACAGCCATTCTGAGGCGGTAAATATTGAAACAGAAAAAAAGCTCACGGCCGAACAGGTCCGCGAACTGCTTTCCGGGGCGCCGGGCGTTGTGGTTGTCGATAACCCGGGCTTCAACGAGTATCCGCTGGCAATTGACGCCGCCGGCAGGGATGAAACGTTTGTCGGCAGAATACGGGAAGACGAGTCCATTCCCAATGGAATAAATCTCTGGGTTGTGTCGGATAATATAAGAAAAGGCGCCGCCCTGAACGCCGTCCAGATCGCCGAGATTTTGAGCAGCAAGTATCTATGA
- the rsmD gene encoding 16S rRNA (guanine(966)-N(2))-methyltransferase RsmD: MRISGGEAKGRLIRIPAGGHVRPTTDRVRESLFNILSTVAETSFLDLFAGSGIVGIEALSRGAAHAVFVEKDLKVADALKERISGFGFTGRANVISAPVHKALDILRRSGKRFDIIFADPPYNEGQAVETMHFLENGELMAPAGVLVLQHSAREKTGELKAVSLFLTDKRQYGETVLSFFRKEDSGGEGGQGAQAGD; encoded by the coding sequence ATGAGAATAAGCGGAGGGGAGGCGAAGGGAAGGCTGATCCGCATTCCGGCGGGGGGGCATGTCCGGCCTACAACCGATCGCGTCAGGGAATCGCTTTTTAATATACTCTCTACAGTAGCGGAAACATCATTCCTGGATTTATTTGCAGGCAGCGGGATTGTCGGCATAGAGGCGCTGAGCCGCGGCGCTGCTCATGCCGTCTTTGTGGAAAAGGATTTAAAGGTTGCCGACGCTCTGAAGGAAAGGATCAGCGGGTTCGGATTTACAGGCCGGGCCAATGTGATTTCCGCCCCTGTGCATAAGGCGCTGGATATTCTCCGTCGCAGTGGGAAAAGATTTGACATAATTTTTGCAGATCCTCCCTATAACGAAGGTCAGGCTGTTGAAACCATGCATTTTCTGGAGAATGGGGAGTTGATGGCTCCCGCTGGCGTTTTGGTCCTGCAGCATTCCGCAAGAGAAAAAACCGGGGAGCTGAAGGCCGTCTCGCTGTTTTTGACCGACAAGAGACAATATGGGGAGACAGTTTTATCTTTTTTCCGAAAAGAAGATTCCGGCGGGGAGGGCGGACAAGGAGCGCAAGCAGGGGACTGA
- the coaD gene encoding pantetheine-phosphate adenylyltransferase — translation MAVYPGSFDPITNGHVDIIRRSLHMFDELTVLIAHNPTKKTHFSLEERLEMIREVTQDCKNIRVDSFDGLLVDYLKEMGADVIIRGLRALSDFEYEFQLALMNRRLNRDIETLFLMTGYQWFYTSSTIINEAASMGGSVEGLVPDIVNRKLIEKYSNKGV, via the coding sequence ATGGCTGTATATCCAGGCTCTTTTGATCCTATTACCAATGGCCATGTCGATATTATCAGGCGCAGCCTGCATATGTTTGATGAATTGACTGTTTTGATAGCGCATAATCCGACAAAGAAAACGCACTTTTCCCTGGAGGAGCGCCTGGAGATGATCCGGGAGGTCACCCAGGACTGCAAAAATATCCGTGTGGACAGTTTTGACGGACTGCTGGTCGATTATCTAAAGGAAATGGGCGCGGACGTTATTATTCGTGGGCTCCGGGCTCTTTCCGATTTTGAATACGAGTTTCAGCTTGCCCTGATGAACCGTCGGCTGAACCGCGATATCGAGACGTTATTTCTTATGACCGGGTACCAGTGGTTCTACACCAGCTCAACAATTATTAATGAGGCGGCCAGTATGGGCGGTTCCGTCGAGGGGCTGGTCCCGGATATAGTGAACAGGAAGCTGATAGAGAAATATTCAAACAAAGGAGTATAG
- a CDS encoding pyridoxal phosphate-dependent aminotransferase, whose amino-acid sequence MEKNVALHKLAKRIGLIKPSPTLEIQAKANALKAAGRDIISFGAGEPDFDTPDNIKEAAIASIKAGFTKYTPVGGIDDLKDAVIAKLERDSQLRYGRSQIVVSCGAKHSLFNIAHVLFEEGDEVLIPSPYWVSYTDIVYLTGAKPVVIKTSIEDGFKLQPAQLEAAITPRTRAMIINCPSNPAGVCYSRQELEKLAEILLARGVMIISDDIYEKIIYDDNRFYSLASFSEELKNNTLVVNGVSKSYAMTGWRIGYTAGPEEIIAAITKYQSQNTSNPTSIAQKAAVAALNGPQEGVLAMSRAFQQRRDVIVRRLNEIPGIDCLNPQGAFYVFPRVSSFYGKSFGGRVIGNSSEMAAYLLEEANVALVPGVDFGHDDHLRLSYATSLAKIEMGVERMRAALLKS is encoded by the coding sequence ATGGAAAAGAACGTAGCTTTGCATAAACTGGCAAAAAGGATTGGGCTGATCAAGCCCTCGCCGACGTTGGAGATTCAGGCAAAGGCCAACGCCCTGAAAGCGGCAGGACGCGATATCATCAGTTTCGGGGCGGGGGAGCCCGATTTTGACACGCCGGATAACATCAAGGAAGCGGCCATTGCCTCGATAAAGGCGGGGTTTACCAAATACACGCCCGTCGGGGGAATCGATGATCTCAAGGATGCGGTCATCGCCAAGCTGGAGCGGGACAGCCAGTTGCGATACGGGCGTTCCCAGATTGTCGTCTCCTGCGGCGCCAAGCACTCCCTTTTCAACATTGCCCATGTGCTCTTCGAGGAGGGCGACGAGGTGCTTATTCCCTCGCCCTATTGGGTCTCCTACACCGACATCGTCTATCTGACCGGGGCCAAACCGGTGGTGATAAAAACCAGCATTGAAGATGGCTTCAAGCTTCAGCCGGCGCAACTGGAAGCGGCGATAACGCCGCGCACCCGGGCCATGATCATCAACTGCCCGTCAAACCCCGCCGGGGTCTGTTACAGCCGGCAGGAATTGGAGAAACTTGCCGAGATACTTCTTGCCAGGGGCGTCATGATCATATCGGATGACATCTACGAAAAGATAATCTACGACGATAACAGATTTTATTCGCTGGCATCGTTCAGCGAAGAGCTTAAGAACAATACGCTTGTCGTCAATGGCGTATCCAAGAGCTATGCGATGACCGGCTGGCGCATTGGCTACACGGCCGGCCCCGAAGAGATAATTGCGGCGATTACGAAATACCAGAGTCAGAACACCTCCAATCCGACCTCGATAGCTCAGAAGGCGGCGGTGGCAGCGCTCAATGGTCCGCAGGAGGGGGTGCTGGCGATGAGTCGGGCATTCCAGCAGCGCCGGGACGTTATTGTCCGCAGGCTCAACGAGATACCGGGGATCGACTGCCTGAACCCGCAGGGCGCCTTTTATGTGTTTCCCCGTGTCTCGTCTTTCTACGGCAAATCTTTCGGGGGAAGGGTCATCGGCAATTCATCGGAAATGGCGGCTTATCTGCTGGAAGAGGCGAACGTGGCCCTGGTCCCAGGGGTGGATTTTGGCCATGACGACCATCTGCGCCTCTCCTATGCCACATCGCTTGCGAAGATTGAAATGGGGGTTGAGAGAATGCGGGCGGCCCTGCTGAAGAGTTAG